The genomic segment ACCCCCGAAGAAGTGGAAGAAGAAATCGGGCGCATGAGTGAAGTGCTGCGCGCAGCCGGTGCTACCGGCATTGCGGTGAGCAACAGCGAGGCCGAGCGCCTGCGCTTTTGGAGCGGGCGCAAAAACGCCTTCCCCGCCAGTGGCCGCATCAGCCCTGACTACATGTGCATGGACAGCACCATTCCCCGCGCTCGGCTGGCCGACATCCTGCTAGCCATTGCAGAGATGGAGAAGAAATACCAGCTGCGATGCGCCAACGTGTTCCACGCCGGTGACGGCAACCTGCACCCGCTGATCTTGTTTGATGCGAATGACCCCGACCAGCTGCGCCGCTGCGAGCTGTTCGGTGCCGAAATTCTGGAGGCCAGCGTGGCCATGGGCGGCACGGTGACCGGCGAACACGGCGTGGGGATCGAGAAGCTCAACAGCATGTGCGTGCAGTTCAGCGCCGAAGAAAATGCCCAGATGTTTGCGCTGAAGGCCGCCTTCGACCCGCAGGGGCTACTCAACCCGGGCAAGGTCATTCCCACGTTGCAGCGCTGCGCCGAATACGGCAAAGAGCTAGTGCGCGGCGGCAAGCTCAAGCACCCCGACCTGCCGCGCTTTTAGCGCAGGGATCAGAACTTCGAACTGACGACGAAGTTGATCGCCCCGGACTCGCCGACAAACGCTTGGTACTGAAAAGACTGACCGGCCGCTGTGGTGTGGACCGAGCGCCATTGGGCGATCAGGCTTTTGCCGGTGGGGTCGTAGGCGAGCTCCAAGGGGCTGTTGCTGAACGAGGTCAGGGACACGCCTATTTTTTTGCGGGCACCGTCATACCGGGTATCGAAGGCCACCACGGTGTTGTGCAGTAGCAGCCCGATCGACTTACGCTCCGCCACCGCCTTGTCGAGCAAGCTGCGGTCCGATTGATTGAGCGAAGGCGCCGCACCCGAAGGCAGGCGGGTCAGGGAGATGGCCTCCTGGCCAAAGGCCTGGCTCGTCAAGCTGGCGCACAAGGCAACTGCAAAGACTGGGTGGTTCATCGGGCCCTCCTGACACACGCAGGAGCCCAATGTCGCACAGCCGTCGCGGCTTGAAAAGCGCTAATTGGCGGTATTTTGCAACGTGGTGTTGCGCTTACCGCCCGGCCCGCAGCGCGCAGGCGGCTCTAAAAATCAAGCCAAATAGGCACCTAGCCCTTATAAAAACTGCGCCACCAGCTATGAATTACATAGCAATCAAACCACAAAACCCCGCACCGGGTCCGCTGCGCTGCGCTGCAGCCAGTTACTCGCGGCATAGGTGGTGCTCGCATCGGTCACATGCAGGGTGTAGGCATGGCGGGACACGGCAGAGCGATTCGGTGCACTGTAGTGCGGCAGCAAGCCATGGAACACCACCAAAGCGCCAGCCTGAACCTCCAGGGGCACCGCGTTGACATTGCTGGCAGGCCACGGGGTGCTGTCGAGCTTGCGCATGGTGATGGTGTCGCCCTCGCGCTCGAAGCGCTCCCGCAACACGCCGCGGGGGCCCCGGTGGCCGCCTGGCTCGGTCCAGAGGCAGCCGTTACTCAAGGTGGCGTCTTCGAGGGCAAACCAGAAGGTGGTCACGCTGATGGGGGTGGTGTCAAAAAAGGTGGCATCCTGGTGCCAACCCACTTCGCCACCGATGCCGGGTTGCTTGAAGATATACATCGACTGCCAGACTTGCGGCTGGGTCAGCCCGAGATCGGCCGCCAACTCTGCCAACGCAGGCCCATGCGAAAAGGCCTCGAACACCGGGTCCTTGTCGTGCATCGCATGGCCGATTTTGTTGATCGAGAGCGCCTTGGCCTGTCGCAAGGCGCCGTTTGCATCGAACGCCTCTTCTTCAAAAAAGCAGCTGATGCGATCGGCCGAGTTCAAAAAGTAATGGTCCACCTTGCGCGCCTGCTCATTGGTGGTGAAAATGGTGCGGCTCTCAGCCGGATCGAAGGCGTCCACGATGGCTTCTGCCCGCGCGCGCAGGGCTGCAATCTCGGCCTTGGATTTGAAGTCGGGGAGGATCAGGTAGCCGTCTTCCGCGTAGCGGATTTTCTGTTCAGAGGTAAGCATGGGCTATGCAGAGGTTGGCAGTGTAGATAGCGTTTCAGTATAGACAGCCCGGGCAAGGGAATGCGCAAATTCGGATACGCTTGTGTGCAGGAGATACACGCACTTGAACCTCACACCCCTGATCCAACTCACCCGCGGCGGCACTCCCGAGTGCCTGCATTTCGGCGCGGTCGCTGTGACCAACCGCCTCGGACAACTCACGGCCTTTGCCGGTGACCCGCACTTGGTGACCTTTACCCGGTCCACCCTCAAGGCGCTGCAAGCGCTGCCTTTTGTCGAAGCGGGTGGCCCCGCGACCTTTGGCTTCACCCAGGCTGAAAACGCCCTGCTCTGCGCCAGCCACAACGGCGAGGCCATGCACGTGGATGCCGCCGTCAGCATGTTGGGCAAATCGGGCAACACCTATCAGACCCTGCGCTGCGGCTGCCATGTGCCACTGCTGTTCACCTACTTTGACAAAGGCGCCCCCGAGGGCGCCACCTACACCGAAGCCCACAACAACTGCAGCGGCAAGCACGCCGGCTTTGTGGCCTATTGCGTGCAGCACGACTTGCCCTTGGACGACTACACCGCCCCCGACCATCCGCTGCAGCAAGCCATTGCCCGTGATGTTGCCCGCGCCGTCGGCATGGACGTGCAAGACATGCCGCGCGGCATTGACGGATGCTCTGCACCCAACTTTGCCATGCCCTTGTCCAAGCTCGCGACCGGCTATGCGCGCCTGGCCAGTGGCGCGCAGGATGCGGAGTTCGGCGCCAGCTTTGCACTCTTGAGCGAGGCTATGACCGCCTACCCCGAGATGGTGAGCGGCACAGGGCGTAACGACCTGGACTTCATGCGCGTGGGCCGGGGCGACTGGGTCAGCAAGGTCGGTGCCGACGGTGTGCAGGTGGTCGGCAGCAAAAGCCGTGGCGAGGCTTTTGCCCTCAAGATCATTGACGGCAACAAACCCGCCCTGTTTGCCGCCAGCGTCGAGGTGCTAGACCAACTGGGTTGGCTGGATGATGCGCAACGCGCCGCACTGAAGCCCTGGCGCGCTGCCGAAATCCGCAACGCACGCGGCCTGCTGGTTGGCGAGCGACTTCCCGTATTCCAGTTACAAACACCATGAACCACAAGATCAGCCTGATAGGCGCACCTACCGACATCGGCGCGGGCAGCCGTGGCGCCAGCATGGGCCCGGAAGCCCTGCGCGTAGCCAACATCACCAGCGTGCTGCAAAGCCATGGCCTGGAAGTGCTGGACAAGGGCAACCTGAGCGGCCCGAGTAACCCGTGGCAACCCCCTGTCAATGGGTACCGCCATTTGCCTGAAGTGACCGCCTGGAACCGCAGCCTACATGACGCGGTCTACACCGAGTTGCAAGACGGGCGCATGCCCATCGTGCTGGGCGGGGACCACTGCCTGGGTATCGGCTCGATCAGCGCCGTGGCCCGCCACTGCCGCGACACCGGCAAAAAGCTGCGGGTGCTGTGGCTGGACGCCCATGCCGACTTCAACACCAACACGCTCACCCCGAGCGGCAACATCCATGGCATGCCCGTGGCCTGCCTTTGCGGCTTCGGCCCGCAGGAGTTGATCGAGATTGGCGGTCATGTGCCGGCGATCTCACCCAAGTGGGTACGCCAAATCGGTATCCGCAGTGTGGATGAAGGCGAAAAGCGCTTCGTGCATGAGCAGAACATAGAAGTGTTCGACATGCGCTACATCGACGAGATGGGCATGCGCTCCGCCATGGAGCTGGCCCTCGCCCTGATGGACAGCAACACCCACCTGCATGTGAGCTTTGATGTCGACTTTTTGGATCCGGATATCGCACCCGGCGTAGGTACCACCGTGCGGGGCGGCCCTACCTACCGCGAAGCGCAGCTCTGCATGGAAATGATTGCAGACACCGGGCGCATGGGCAGCCTTGATGTGTTCGAACTGAACCCCGCGCTCGATGAACGTAATCGCACCGCCGAAGTGGCGGTAGATTTGATCGAATCCCTGTTCGGGAAAAGTACCTTAATGCGAAAGTAGGCGGGTGGACGAGTGACCGGCATCGTTGCCGGTCCGGAACACCGCTACGGTATTGACCAGCTCGCCCGCCTGGGTGCGCAAACTGCTCGCTGCGGCAGCCATTTGCTCGACCAGTGCGGCGTTCTGTTGGGTGGTCTGGTCCATCTGGTTCACCGCGTCGCTCACTTGGTGCACACCGGCGCTCTGCTCGGAGCTCGCCGCCGTGATCTCACCCATGATGTCATTCACCCGCCGGATCGACGCGACCACCTCGGTCATGGTCTCACCCGCCTGGTTCACCAGCTTGGTGCCCTGCTCCACACGGCCGACGCTGTCATCAATCAGGCCCTTGATCTCTTTGGCCGCCTCGGCACTCCGGCCTGCCAGTGAGCGCACCTCGCTGGCCACCACCGCAAAGCCACGGCCTTGCTCACCCGCACGCGCCGCCTCGACTGCAGCATTCAAGGCCAGGATGTTGGTTTGGAAGGCAATGCCGTCGATCACACCGATGATGTCGGCAATCCGTGCCGAGGACTGGTTGATGCCCTTCATGGTCTCCACCACCTGGTCCATCACCTTGCCACCGCGCAGGGCCACGTCTGACGCGTTCACAGCCATCTGGTTGGCTTGGCGCGCGTTGTCCACGTTGTGGTTCACAGTGCTGCTCAGGGTGGCCATGCTGCTGGCAGTCTGCTGCAGCGCGCTGGCTTGCTGCTCGGTGCGCATCGACAGGTCGTGGTTGCCTTGGGCAATTTCGGAGCTGGCATTGGCCACACTCTCAGAGCCTTCGCGCACCGAAGACACCACACCAGCCAGGCCAGAGCCGATCTGGTTGATCGCTTCGACCAGGCGCCCGATTTCATCCTGGCTCTGGGCCTTGATCTGCACCGTCAAGTCGCCGCTGGCGATTTGGCTGGCGGCAAGCTGCACCTGCTGCAATGGAACCGACACCAGTCGCTTCACCATCACAAACAACACAATGGCCGTCAAGAGCACAACGCCCACGCCTACCGCAGCAAAAATATTCCGGATCTGACGCACCTCAGAAGTGAACTCATCCACATAGGCGCCGCCAGCGATCACCCAGTTGAGAGGCTTCAAGTGGCTGAAGGCCACCACCTTCTCACGCGCGGCAGAGTCTCCGAGTTCAGCGTTCTTCCAGGGGTAGCGGATGCTTCCGTTCTTTTGCTCTAGGATCTCTTTGATGAATTCGCGCCCGCTGGAGTCTTTGGAATCCAGGATGTTTTTGCCCTCTTGGGCGGGGTGCACGATCAGGTTGCCCAAATTGGGGCCCGTGCGGGCGTCCAGCACATAGAAGTAGCCGGTCTCGCCGATCTTCATAGCGCGGATCGTGTCTTTGAGTTGCTTCAGGTAGTTGCTGAAGTCCATGCCCACGAATGCCAACCCAACCACTTTGCCGGCAGTATTTTTGATCGGCTCATAGTGCGTCATGTACTGGCGGCCGAACAGGGTCGCCGGTCCGGCATAGGTCCCGCCTTCAATCACGGCTTTGTAGCCGGGGTGGGCGCGGTCAAGCAGTGTGCCCACCACACGTTCGCCCTTGTCGTTTTTCAGGGAAGTGCTCACCCGCACAAAGTCCGGGCCCGATGCCGCAAAGATGGTCGCAACCGCGCCGGTGGCCTCGGTGAATTGATCCACCACACTGAAATCCATATTGATGGGTTTGCCACCCAGAGCCAATGCTGGCGTGGGTTTGCCGGCAATGTCGATGCTCTCTCCGGTCAAATCAAACCCGGCACCGAGCCGCGCGTCAAACGTTTTGGCCAGAGTGACCGTACGGCTGCGCAAATCACTGTCGGTGGCCTCGACCAAAGACACGATGAGTTTGGTTTTCTCGGCGACCTCATCGCTGGCACGGGACTCCACCACGCGGACCAAGGTCACACCGATGCTTATCACGAGCAGGGCGACAAACACGCTCACCATTGCCATCAAGCTCAAAGAGAGCTTGCTACCCACGCCTAAGCGGGAAAACCAGGAACTTTGCTGCATAGGGACTCCAATTCAGCGACCGACATCAGACGCAACTTACAGATCTTAAATTTAATGGATTTAATGAAAAAAGCATAAAAACCGCACATTCCCATGAGGGCAAAAGGGTTTTTGGTTTGAAAATCCGGTCCTCCACCGAACCTGCCCTGTTCACACCGACAATCGCATCCTAACCATCTTTACCCCCTCTTGACCATGACCACACTCGGAACGCCTCTCTCCCCCATGCGACCAAAGTAATGCTGCTCGGCAGCGGTGAATTGGGCAAAGAAGTGTTGATTGCACTGCAACGCCTGGGGGTCGAGACCATTGCGGTGGATCGCTATGAGAACGCGCCCGGTCAGCAAGTGGCCCACCACGCGCGCACGATCACCATGAGCGATCCAGCGCAGCTCAAGGCACTGATTGAAGCGGAGCGCCCCATGCTGGTGGTGCCGGAAATTGAAGCCATTGCCACGCCCATGCTCGAAGAGCTGGAGGCCGCAGGCACGGTGCGCGTGATTCCGACCGCCCGGGCCGCCCGCTTGACGATGGACCGCGAAGGCATCCGACGCTTGGCAGCAGAAACATTGGGCCTGCCCACCAGCCCCTACCAGTTTTGTGACTCGCTGGCCGAGTTGCAGGCAGCGATCGATGGCACAAACGGGCAAGGCATTGGCTACCCCTGTATCGTCAAACCGGTCATGAGCAGCTCCGGCAAAGGCCAAAGCAAAATTGACGGCCCGGAAGATGTCCAAAAAGCATGGGACTACGCCATGGCCGGTGGCCGCGTCAGCCACGGCCGGGTCATTGTGGAAGGGTTTATCGATTTCGATTACGAAATCACCCAGCTCACCGTGCGCTCGGTCGGCGCAGATGGCCAGATCGTGACCAGCTTTTGCGACCCCATCGGGCACGTGCAGGTCAGTGGCGACTATGTCGAGAGCTGGCAGCCCATGCAAATGCACGCCGCTGCCCTGGAGCGCGCACGCGAAGTCTCCAAGGCGGTGACCGACAACCTGGGCGGGCAAGGCCTGTTTGGGGTAGAGCTGTTTGTCAAAGGCGAGCAGGTGTGGTTCAGCGAGGTCAGCCCCCGCCCCCACGACACCGGCTTGGTGACTCTGTGCACCCAGCACCAGAGCGAATTTGAGCTCCATGCCCGCGCGATTCTGGGCTTGCCGGTCGACACCTCTTTGCGCAATCCGGGCGCCAGTGCCGTGATTTACGGCGGGGCCGATGCCCAAGGCATGGTGTTTGACGGGGTGGACGAGGCCTTGGCAATCCCCGGCACCGATCTGCGCTTGTTCGGTAAACCCGAGAGCTTTACGAAGCGTCGAATGGGGGTCGCGCTAGCGCGGGCCGTGGACACCGACACCGCACGCAGCAACGCCAAGCTGGCTGCGTCGAAAGTAAAACCGCGCGTGGTTTAAGCGGCGATCCGGTCGGCTGCTGGCAGCGGTATGGCGCGGGTCTCGCCATGCCGCATCAACCACACGTGCCCGGGTGCGAGATTGCGCTCGGCCAGCGCGATCGCAAGGTCGCGAGGGGGTTGATCAAATGCCTCTTGGGTCAGCATGAAGGTGCCCCAATGCACTCCCATGGCGAGGGGCGCGTCCAGGTCCAGCAGCATCTGCACCGCATCGGCCGGATTCACGTGCATAGGCTTCATGAAGTCGCGCGGCAGGTAAGCCCCGATGGGGAGCGCCACAAAATCCATACGCCCGATCCGCTGGCGGATAGCTTGAAAGTCACGGCTGTAGCCGGTGTCCCCGGGGAACAAAAACCGCCAAGGTGCCGCGGGCGCTGCTTGCCACTCCAGGCAATAGCCGCCCCACAACGAGGCATTGGTGTCCCACGGAGTGCGCCGGCTCCAGTGTTGGGCCGGCGTGAAGTGCACCCGGATACCCTCTGCCACATCGAGCGACTCCCACCAGTCCAGCTCTTGCACCCGAGAAATGCCGCGCTGGTCAAACCAGGCTTTCAGTCCCTTAGGCACGATGAAGCGCGGCGTCTGACCGGCGGCCAGCAGGCCACGGATCGTGGCATCGCACAAATGGTCGTAATGGTTATGAGAGATCAACACCAGATCTATGCGGGGCAGCTGCGCGGGCGTCAGCGGCGCCTTTACACGGCGGCGGGCACCGACCCGGCCCCCCGGGCCGGCAAACTCTGCCAGCGTAGGGTCCATCAAGACATTCAGCCCCGCGACCTGCAGCAACACGGTCACATGCCCCAGCCAGGTCACCTGTGGTGACTCCGGCGCTTGCCGCAAAGCATAGTGGTTTACGGGTACGGTCCATGCGGCTTCAAAAGCCGCATAGCCTTGGTCTGGCGCGCGAAGCGGCTTGAAATCACCGCGCAATGTGCGCCACAACATCTCGTACCAAGGGAAATTACCGAGCTGGACCTGTGGGTCCGAGTTGGAGAAGCGGTTCGGTACAGAGCGGTTGCCGGGCATCAGTCAAACGGAGGAGGTTGAAAGGCTGCCATCATGCCCCAAGGTGCCAGACCCGCCAGCCCCGCAGGGCGGCAGGCACTACGCCTGCTGGGGCTATGTGTGAAACACCGCCACGGTGCGCACCAAGTCCTGGGCCTGTTGGCGCAGGCTGCCGGCGGCAGCCGCCATTTCTTCGACCAAAGCCGCGTTTTGCTGGGTGGCCTGGTCCATCTGGGTAACAGCCTCGCCGACCTGGTTCACGCCTTCGGACTGCGCAGCGCTGGCGGCGCTGATCTCGCCCATGATGTCTGTCACCCGGCGGATGCTGCTTACCACTTCGGTCATGGTTTCGCCGGCTTTGTCGACCAGGGTAGTACCCTGCTCCACACGGTCCACGCTGGTGCTGATCAGGGTTTTGATTTCTTTGGCGGCCTCGGCAGAGCGGCCGGCCAGGCTCCGGACCTCGCTGGCCACCACCGCGAAACCACGCCCTTGCTCACCGGCGCGGGCCGCCTCGACTGCGGCGTTCAACGCCAGAATATTGGTCTGGAAGGCAATGCCATCAATGACCCCGATGATGTCGCTGATCTTGCGGCTCGCCTCATTGATACCTTGCATGGTGAGCACCACTTCGCTCACCACCTCGCCACCGCGGGCCGCAGTGGTACTGGCGGTCATAGCGAGTGCATTGGCCTGACGGGCACTTTCGGCCGACTGGGCCATCGCGCCGGTGAGCTGCGACATCGTGTTAGCCGTGCGTTGCAAGTTAGCGGCGGTTTGCTCGGTACGGTTGCTGAGGTCTTCGTTACCCGTCGCAATCTCGTCACAGGCTACATCGATGCTGCCGGTACTGCGACGCACCGCCGAAACTGCGGCATCCATGCGCGCCAGCGTTTCACGGAGCATGGTGCCACCGCGGGTGGCGGTCGGAATGTCGTGCACATTGAGGTCGATCGTGTTTTCCCGGTTGACCTGGGCCACGAGCACCCGCAACTCGTCGCCCTCCCGGCCTGCGCGCGCCATGTTGATCGCCATGATGGATTGCACGCCGGACTGGATGACCACGTACACCGAATGGATCACGACACGGCCAAAGTTGGGCTCGGTGATGCAGTACAAACCAAAACCTGCCGCCTGCAAACGGTCAAACACCACGTGGTGGATCGCGTAAAGCACGGCACCAAAAACAATGACCCGCCAATCGCGGTAAGTCAAGAAGAGCGCCAAGGAGACAAACACCCCGAAGTGCATTTCCTCCATGCCCCTGGCGAGTTGGATGTGCAGTGCCACGAAAGAGACCAACACAAACGCCAGCACAAACCGGCTAAGCACGGTGTATCGGGCCACCGCAAACACCCCGAAGGCAAGCCCCAGCAGCAACACCGTGGCGGTAATGGCCAGCCCGCTGTCTACAAAAGACAAGCCCAGTGCGACCGACACCACCGCAGACAACACGATGGCTGACAGCAGCACCTTGTCGCCCAACTGGGCAAGGGCTTCTGTACTGGTCCGGCTTTCAGCGATGGTCATGGGAACTCCTAAATAACAGATCCCCACCATACCAAATTGTGAGCTTTTGCCAATGGCGAAAAGCACTAGGAATCAGGCACACATCCCCGCTTGAGGCAGCCCGTTCAATGGGCAGGCGGTACACATTTTGTAACCGCTTGGCCTTCGCGCGGGAACAATCAGGCTAAAAACAAGAGACTACACTCTACGAATGCAACTGCTCGTCATAGATGATCATCCGATCGTGCGCCAAGGCTTGGTCGCGGCGTTGCGGCAACTCCAACCCGGGGTTGAGGTGCTCGAGGCTACTGACGGGGCCCACGGGCTGGAACTGTTAGAGCGGTATCCGCGCATCAAAGCGGTGCTGATCGATCTGGAAATGCAGCCATTGGGCGGCCTACCGACCATCCGCCAGATTCGCCAGATGCAAACGGCCTTGCCCGTGCTGGTGGTCGCTGGTTCTGAAAACCCGGCCGACTACCATGCAGCCATTCAAGCGGGCGCCAACGGTTATTGCCCCAAATCCAGCGGACTGCGCGCCA from the Rhodoferax potami genome contains:
- a CDS encoding phytanoyl-CoA dioxygenase family protein, with product MLTSEQKIRYAEDGYLILPDFKSKAEIAALRARAEAIVDAFDPAESRTIFTTNEQARKVDHYFLNSADRISCFFEEEAFDANGALRQAKALSINKIGHAMHDKDPVFEAFSHGPALAELAADLGLTQPQVWQSMYIFKQPGIGGEVGWHQDATFFDTTPISVTTFWFALEDATLSNGCLWTEPGGHRGPRGVLRERFEREGDTITMRKLDSTPWPASNVNAVPLEVQAGALVVFHGLLPHYSAPNRSAVSRHAYTLHVTDASTTYAASNWLQRSAADPVRGFVV
- a CDS encoding response regulator, whose product is MQLLVIDDHPIVRQGLVAALRQLQPGVEVLEATDGAHGLELLERYPRIKAVLIDLEMQPLGGLPTIRQIRQMQTALPVLVVAGSENPADYHAAIQAGANGYCPKSSGLRAIREAVRQVLDGKPHVPDFIGSDPA
- a CDS encoding asparaginase; translation: MNLTPLIQLTRGGTPECLHFGAVAVTNRLGQLTAFAGDPHLVTFTRSTLKALQALPFVEAGGPATFGFTQAENALLCASHNGEAMHVDAAVSMLGKSGNTYQTLRCGCHVPLLFTYFDKGAPEGATYTEAHNNCSGKHAGFVAYCVQHDLPLDDYTAPDHPLQQAIARDVARAVGMDVQDMPRGIDGCSAPNFAMPLSKLATGYARLASGAQDAEFGASFALLSEAMTAYPEMVSGTGRNDLDFMRVGRGDWVSKVGADGVQVVGSKSRGEAFALKIIDGNKPALFAASVEVLDQLGWLDDAQRAALKPWRAAEIRNARGLLVGERLPVFQLQTP
- a CDS encoding methyl-accepting chemotaxis protein, producing the protein MQQSSWFSRLGVGSKLSLSLMAMVSVFVALLVISIGVTLVRVVESRASDEVAEKTKLIVSLVEATDSDLRSRTVTLAKTFDARLGAGFDLTGESIDIAGKPTPALALGGKPINMDFSVVDQFTEATGAVATIFAASGPDFVRVSTSLKNDKGERVVGTLLDRAHPGYKAVIEGGTYAGPATLFGRQYMTHYEPIKNTAGKVVGLAFVGMDFSNYLKQLKDTIRAMKIGETGYFYVLDARTGPNLGNLIVHPAQEGKNILDSKDSSGREFIKEILEQKNGSIRYPWKNAELGDSAAREKVVAFSHLKPLNWVIAGGAYVDEFTSEVRQIRNIFAAVGVGVVLLTAIVLFVMVKRLVSVPLQQVQLAASQIASGDLTVQIKAQSQDEIGRLVEAINQIGSGLAGVVSSVREGSESVANASSEIAQGNHDLSMRTEQQASALQQTASSMATLSSTVNHNVDNARQANQMAVNASDVALRGGKVMDQVVETMKGINQSSARIADIIGVIDGIAFQTNILALNAAVEAARAGEQGRGFAVVASEVRSLAGRSAEAAKEIKGLIDDSVGRVEQGTKLVNQAGETMTEVVASIRRVNDIMGEITAASSEQSAGVHQVSDAVNQMDQTTQQNAALVEQMAAAASSLRTQAGELVNTVAVFRTGNDAGHSSTRLLSH
- a CDS encoding MBL fold metallo-hydrolase, producing the protein MPGNRSVPNRFSNSDPQVQLGNFPWYEMLWRTLRGDFKPLRAPDQGYAAFEAAWTVPVNHYALRQAPESPQVTWLGHVTVLLQVAGLNVLMDPTLAEFAGPGGRVGARRRVKAPLTPAQLPRIDLVLISHNHYDHLCDATIRGLLAAGQTPRFIVPKGLKAWFDQRGISRVQELDWWESLDVAEGIRVHFTPAQHWSRRTPWDTNASLWGGYCLEWQAAPAAPWRFLFPGDTGYSRDFQAIRQRIGRMDFVALPIGAYLPRDFMKPMHVNPADAVQMLLDLDAPLAMGVHWGTFMLTQEAFDQPPRDLAIALAERNLAPGHVWLMRHGETRAIPLPAADRIAA
- a CDS encoding methyl-accepting chemotaxis protein; translated protein: MTIAESRTSTEALAQLGDKVLLSAIVLSAVVSVALGLSFVDSGLAITATVLLLGLAFGVFAVARYTVLSRFVLAFVLVSFVALHIQLARGMEEMHFGVFVSLALFLTYRDWRVIVFGAVLYAIHHVVFDRLQAAGFGLYCITEPNFGRVVIHSVYVVIQSGVQSIMAINMARAGREGDELRVLVAQVNRENTIDLNVHDIPTATRGGTMLRETLARMDAAVSAVRRSTGSIDVACDEIATGNEDLSNRTEQTAANLQRTANTMSQLTGAMAQSAESARQANALAMTASTTAARGGEVVSEVVLTMQGINEASRKISDIIGVIDGIAFQTNILALNAAVEAARAGEQGRGFAVVASEVRSLAGRSAEAAKEIKTLISTSVDRVEQGTTLVDKAGETMTEVVSSIRRVTDIMGEISAASAAQSEGVNQVGEAVTQMDQATQQNAALVEEMAAAAGSLRQQAQDLVRTVAVFHT
- the rocF gene encoding arginase produces the protein MNHKISLIGAPTDIGAGSRGASMGPEALRVANITSVLQSHGLEVLDKGNLSGPSNPWQPPVNGYRHLPEVTAWNRSLHDAVYTELQDGRMPIVLGGDHCLGIGSISAVARHCRDTGKKLRVLWLDAHADFNTNTLTPSGNIHGMPVACLCGFGPQELIEIGGHVPAISPKWVRQIGIRSVDEGEKRFVHEQNIEVFDMRYIDEMGMRSAMELALALMDSNTHLHVSFDVDFLDPDIAPGVGTTVRGGPTYREAQLCMEMIADTGRMGSLDVFELNPALDERNRTAEVAVDLIESLFGKSTLMRK